TTCTGCTATTATTTTGATAAATTGAAAGCCCCAAAAAACAATGCCTCGGGCATCTGTGCGCAGCAGTATTCAATTGCTTGTGGAGTCTGTTCTCTGCTTGGACGTCATCAGGTTGAGCAACATGGTCTTCTACGCCTACCACGGCGTAGATGAGAACGAGCGCGACGCCGGCCAGCGTTTCGAGGTAGATGTCGAGCTGGCTGCTGACTTGCGCGTGCCCGGGCAAACAGATCGCTTGCGCGACACCATAGACGCCCGCGAAGTCTACCGCGTGGTGGAAGAGGTGGTCATCCAGGGGGACTTTCGGCTGGTGGAGGCGCTCGCCGAGAACATTGCGGCAGCGGTTTTGGAGCATTTCCCCGTACATGGGGTGGTCGTCCGGGTGCGCAAACCTTTCGCGCCCATCCCTGGGGTGTGCGACGGTATCGAGGTGGAGATTGCCCGTGAAGCCTGAGTCCTCAGAGGGCGTACATGCTTTCCTAAGCCTAGGGAGCAATTTGGGCGACCGCCTGCGAAACCTGACCTTGGGTATGGAAGCGGTAGCAGCTCTGCCGGCAACCAGAGTGGTGGCTACCTCCCGGTTCTATGAAACCGAGCCGGTCGGACTCCAAGAGCAGCCACCATTTCTGAATGCGGTCATGCAGATAGCGACCAGCCTCTCGCCTCACCACCTGCTCAGAGAGCTGCAGGCAATAGAGCTCCGCATGGGGAGGCAGCGGTTGCGGCGCTGGGGCCCTCGCACCTTGGACATCGATATTGTGCTCTACGGCAGCGTGCTTTTCTCTGACGCGATGCTTACCGTGCCGCATCCACGCTTTGCCGAGCGCCGCTTCGTGTTGGTGCCGCTCGCCGAGCTGGCCCCCACGTTGATTCCTCCTGGCACGAGCGGGCGCACTGTCATCGAGCTGCTGGCGAACTGCCCAGACAGAAGCGCGGTACGCCTCATGCACAACGCAAGAACGAGCAGTAGGGCCATAGTTCGGGGTAGAGCGTGAAACGCGACTATATCGCTATCGAAGGTGTGATCGGCGTTGGCAAGACCAGTCTGGCCACCAAACTGGGGGAAAGGTACAACGCGCGCGTCGTGTACGAGAAACACGAGGAAAACCCGTTCTTGGCGGACTTTTATCGCGACCCACGCCGTTACGCATTCCAGACGCAGATGTTTTTCTTGCTCAGCAGGTACCGACAGCAGCAAGAGATTCCGCAACGCGACCTGTTCCACGAAATGGTCGTTGCCGACTACCTTTTCGCCAAGGATAGAATTTTCGCCCATCTGACGCTGGAAGATCGGGAGCTATGGCTGTACGACCACATCGCTTCCCTGCTGGAGCAGGACATCCCCAAGCCTGATCTGGTCATCTATCTACAGTGCAGTCTGGAGCGGCTAATGCAGAACATCCGCAAGCGGGGGCGGACGTACGAACGCAACATCTCCGAGGACTATTTGCGCTCGCTCAATGATGCCTACAACCAGTTCTTCTTCCACTATGACGCCACGCCGCTCCTGGTGGTGAACACGACGCAGATCGACTTTGTCAACAATGACGAGCACTTTGAGGACTTGGTGCGGCAAATCGAACGCCCGCTCTCCGGGAC
This Calditrichota bacterium DNA region includes the following protein-coding sequences:
- a CDS encoding deoxynucleoside kinase, with the translated sequence MKRDYIAIEGVIGVGKTSLATKLGERYNARVVYEKHEENPFLADFYRDPRRYAFQTQMFFLLSRYRQQQEIPQRDLFHEMVVADYLFAKDRIFAHLTLEDRELWLYDHIASLLEQDIPKPDLVIYLQCSLERLMQNIRKRGRTYERNISEDYLRSLNDAYNQFFFHYDATPLLVVNTTQIDFVNNDEHFEDLVRQIERPLSGTEYYSPSPW
- the folK gene encoding 2-amino-4-hydroxy-6-hydroxymethyldihydropteridine diphosphokinase, which produces MGWSSGCANLSRPSLGCATVSRWRLPVKPESSEGVHAFLSLGSNLGDRLRNLTLGMEAVAALPATRVVATSRFYETEPVGLQEQPPFLNAVMQIATSLSPHHLLRELQAIELRMGRQRLRRWGPRTLDIDIVLYGSVLFSDAMLTVPHPRFAERRFVLVPLAELAPTLIPPGTSGRTVIELLANCPDRSAVRLMHNARTSSRAIVRGRA
- the folB gene encoding dihydroneopterin aldolase, translated to MDVIRLSNMVFYAYHGVDENERDAGQRFEVDVELAADLRVPGQTDRLRDTIDAREVYRVVEEVVIQGDFRLVEALAENIAAAVLEHFPVHGVVVRVRKPFAPIPGVCDGIEVEIAREA